Within the Xiphias gladius isolate SHS-SW01 ecotype Sanya breed wild unplaced genomic scaffold, ASM1685928v1 HiC_scaffold_588, whole genome shotgun sequence genome, the region CATTTGTATGCATCACTTCCTGTTGACACGGATGTACTGTACGggtatgtatatttgtgtatagATTACTTCCTGCTTGCCGTCTACTGGCTGTAGTTTGGGGGCGGGGCCCAGCTGGGGGGAGTGGCTTGGGGATGGTCCAGCTGGCTCCTGATTGGCTGCCTTGCCGGTCACAGTGGTCTGTGTGGTGGAGAGATATTGACGCACCTGCTGCCTCTGAGCCTGCTGAATGTGATACCTGGTGGGATTCTCCAGGTGAGTCTGCACCTGaagaacacacagagacagcttttatttcattcagcacaggtgcattatgggaaacgTAGGAGCAAAAGTCCTGTTTTATTCCGTCTCTCAACACTGACGACCACcatcatcattttctgttttttatttaccacATCAAATCGTTTCTGGCCCGAAACACACGGTTATGAAAACTGTCAGACTTTACAACAGATTATTTTACATTCTTGTttaattgatgttttttctggattattaataaatctgaatgaacattgttttttttgttaatttttttatgaagtTGGATGTTTTAATGTACACAGGTATAATGACGATTAAGTTGTactgatttttacttttcttttcatatcttctcttttttggtttctgcttattttatttcatttccgtttctttctgttgttttctgcttCTGGTTGCTATTCatctgtttctgtatgtgtacGTCTTTCTGCCTTTCAGTATAATTATTTAAGTTATAACAATACataaaattctattttctaACACCGCCTTGAGGCGCCTGAGCATTGTAgcattataaataaagttttctgaagaaacaggaaaactCTAAACCCtgttcctccccctcctcctcctacctTCAGCACCTCCACAGGGACCTGAGCAGGAGGTCTGCAGGAGGAGGACGCAGACACAGagatgggggaggaggggtCTGTTGAGcggaggagctgctgctgctgctgctgcgcctccttctgctcctcctccagagcCTGCTGACGCATCAAATCCTGACGCATCAAAACCCTGCAacagaacagaggaggaggtggcggtTAGCGTCAGTGTCTCAGACTGTGACCCACCTGCAAGAGCACAGCGCCCTCTGCAGGACGGAGAGGTAGAGCTGGACAGAAATACAAAGACgagagattaaaaaaaccacagagaggaaaagaaagcgGTAAAGACTGAGACAGGAtgataaatcaaaaaagaaataaaccaaatacagacagaaggagaaagaatgaaagaaaggaagggaagaagtgtgtgttcttgtgttaCCTGGATGACATGACTGACGgcagtgaggaggaagaggaggaagaggaggaagctgCTGCCGATgtactgaggagagagagaaaggacgACATCATCTGAGACCTGTCTGGTGACATCATCTCCCATCCCATGACATCGTGCTGTCAGAGAGGTGACATCATCTGAACACAGTAATCAGAGAGAAAGTCTGTTCCCTCTGAGCCGGACTTCCCGTCCAGGTCCACAGAAAGTCCCAGGACGGTTGGTGAAGCCCGGACATTTGGATtctatgggctcaaattaggcTCAGAAAGAGTTTGGGCTGGTGGAGTCATGTTCAGGAATAGTTCCCAAGGTTGTGGTTGTGGGATCAGCCTTTGTAAACCTGCCAAATTAGACTAGAAAAGTTTGGTCTGCTGAATAAAACCTGGTTTCACATAGACGCTGAGAAAAACGAGTGCTTTTCTTGAACATGTGCGAACAGATACAAAGCACCAAACTTCTCCGTCCTATCACGAAGGAGCTGAGTCAAACTGACCAATCAGTGGGCAGATTTTCGAGATGGACGACAGCGCGGGCTCTTCTGTGACCCAGGTGGCtttgcacacacagcacatcaaATGTTTACCATCCTTTTCTGCAGCATCATTAAATATTAGAGTTATTGTGTTTTCCATAAACAATATATTTAGATATAGCTTCAAAATTCCTACTTGTCACTTGAGGGTCACACACAGCGTTGGAGCTGCTAAACTTTTCTACACCGGCACAAACTTCCTCAGGCAGTTTAATTTCACAGGTTTACGAAGCCTGATTCACAACCACAACCTTGGGAACTATTCCTGAGGTCAGAGGCCAGAGGCGTGTGAGTTACCTGATGCTGATTGGCTGACTCTTGATCTGGTAGAAGGTGTCGCAGCCTGAAGGCAGCAAACTGTCGACCTCGATGTCAGCCACGATCCCAGACTCCACCctgacggacagagagagaaccaATCAGACGCCTCGGAGAGACACGAGTTTCAAAGATTCGGAGACTTCGCCGTCAGAGCGACAGGTCACGTCTGTCTCTGCACTGCTGTTACACAAAGAGGagaataataaattaaataaaagttaatgaaaactgaaaaaaccaATAAGAGGATCTGGAAAGGCACAAGTTTAAAAACTGTtctgtaccaaaaaaaaaataatgatgacgATCCTGACTCGGTATTTTCTACTACATATCCACATTAAACAGATGGATGATGCTGGTCTGCATCTCTGAGGCTGAGAGACACTGACCGGCGTCGTCCATCACAACTGCTGAACAACACCACACAGCAAACTGAGCGGCTACCAAAACCTCAGCAGACCACCATCCGAATCATGGAAACCAGCACCGGAgccagaaaaatatgaatataatctcagaaagaaaactctgaaaaaaaaaaaatctccaaaaaacATTACGTAACCCCTGTCGCGAGACACTGAGACAGGGACACATGCGTCGAGTCCAAAATACAGAaccaacagaaataaatgagaTCAAAGTTTAGGAAGAAGCTCGTCCAGGATTTATGACCCTGCTGATGATGACAAAGGTTCTTTCCTGTTGCTGGGGACAGAAACTGCTGGACGGACGGATAACAGACATCCAGCTGTCTTTACTGGACCCCTCTTGGTTCCCTGCCAGGGTGGTAAACGTTCGAATACCCGACCGCACAGACTGTTTACAGTAATATGTGCAACATAAGAAATCAACATATGCTGTATGGAGCTTTGACCTGAGCGTCC harbors:
- the LOC120787756 gene encoding transcription factor E3-like, which gives rise to VESGIVADIEVDSLLPSGCDTFYQIKSQPISISTSAAASSSSSSSSSLPSVMSSRVLMRQDLMRQQALEEEQKEAQQQQQQLLRSTDPSSPISVSASSSCRPPAQVPVEVLKVQTHLENPTRYHIQQAQRQQVRQYLSTTQTTVTGKAANQEPAGPSPSHSPQLGPAPKLQPVDGKQE